In Portunus trituberculatus isolate SZX2019 chromosome 16, ASM1759143v1, whole genome shotgun sequence, the genomic window TTTGCCACAGGTTTTATTTTGTGAAATTTTCCAGAAATTTATCTGTATGCATCAGGGCTTTTCAACCCTTAGCAGAGTATACCAACTCTCTTGGGGACTCAATTTTTTACATAAAATATTTAACTATTTTGTGTTCCTGTATTTctactgttattcttttttttacataatatatatatatatatatatatatatatatatatatatatatatatatatatatatatatatatatatatatatatatgaaaataatggtagcagatagcaagagatgcaacattgcggtggtgagaaagagactgaagacagtcggtcagaggaaaggaactgataagacgaaaagctttcgcTTCCACTTTATCTAATAAAACGGTATGAATGAGGCTTTATCGAGGCTATGCCACTTCCTCTCCGCACATCAGTAGCAACCACCATGGTAATGCTGCTATGATTTATTCAGATCAGGCTAGCAGGCTAACATATTCGAGTAATGGTTTTTGTACATGTAAAGACAACGAAGGGAAAGATCCAAAGATCCTGTAACTTGAAATACGAGGAACGTCAAACCTCTGACACAATACTTGAATCATCCATTTTGCCATGCGgccaaaatataaatgaataaataaaacaaaataaacacaaaaaaatgttgCCTTATAACGAAGTCAGTGAATGAAGGACAATGAGATAGATAGCCAGAAGACACAGGATACAGACCTCTGAGAACAAAACAGCTCGTACagaaaggaacaaggaaatCCTGAAGGCTGAGATCAATCATGAATGTTTTTTGCCATACGTAGAACAcaatgtaggaaagaaaagaaaagggtttGGAGTCCCGATAATCTCCGTGCAGGCAGCCACCCACAGATTACGGAGTTTTGTAAGATGAAGGTCTCGGCATACTTGAAACCTCAAGCTACATGACTGCCAAAAACACTGAATTAAGTCAACCTTGCCCAGTAGTTGTTTGTAAGGAATACTTTGGAATGCAAGAATAATTGTACttgtgtttatttaattatcatttttgttactactattcttttttttttttttttttttttttttttgttgggccAGGTTTTTGTTCATACAGAAACTTACACAACTCTAGGAATAAACAAATATCACATAATATTCGGAGTTTAATTCATAGTTTCATGAAATAATGATTTATGGAATTTCTTCTATAACATACGGACAATTACtagttatattatttttctttgtttatttatttagttattcacttttcttttttttttattttcctatcctattattattacttttttttacattccatTTTTAtccggtttttttttatatcaataaTTTGGTATTTAGCTGCAGAGTAAAATTGcatgttattcttttatttatttttcttttacctaatgttattatcttttcttccgaGCTAATTCGTccaatatctaaaaaaaatattgatcgCAAAGTGTATTCTCTATCACTGTAGCGAACAGGAATACATTCGTGGTACCGAATCGTCAGCCATGCATGGCTTGGAGGACACTTGCCGCATGTCTCTCTTGGGAACACTGAGTGCTATCTGGCGTAATTAATGTCATGCTTTTAAATCAAATAACGATTTATCTCAGTTCAGTTAATTAAATGTCTTCAAAACTATTATATAAATATTGCCAACATATCATCACATCCGTCATGAGGAACGTCTGCAGCTGCGTTACGCTTCATGTGTGAAGGCCTCTCACTGTGCCACTTTCCTCCCTACAATGCAGGACAGAACCGTAACACAAATTAATTTCACGGTGTTGTTGCCATGAGAATATCCTGCTCGACTGTgggggaagagatggatggaagCAAGGACTTCTTGCAATATATATACATCCTGCGATCCTCGCTGCTGTAGGAGTTACATCTCTGCTTCAGCTAGGGAAGCATGAGGGTTCTGGTAAGACATCAAGCCATACTGGTGACATACGtataatttggtgattttttttttttaaatgttattCAAGGAAAGTGTTCAAAGAGTTTATatcaaaagaaagtgaaaatattgCATTAATCGGCATGATATGTGTTCCTTGTAACGAACACTGGTTTTAACGTTAAGGATCGGTCAAATACGGCATCTGGTGGACCAGTGAACTTATCTAGCATTATTTTTCCACAGGTCGCCTTATTCTTGGTCGCCCTGGTGGCGGCGCAGAAAGATGGCGAAGCTGAACCCAGTAAGATCAAACCACATTCCCATACATATCCTTTGGGCTATGGTTACGGCCACGGCTACCCCTACGGTTACTACGGCCACGGCTACCCCTACGGGTACTACGGTCACGGCTACCCCTACGGGTACTACGGTCACGGCTACCCTTATTATTACGGTCACCCATACACTTACGGCTATGGCTACTCGATCCACCACCCAGAAGGTTACTCGTACGTGCACCAGAGCAATGTGGTCAAGAGGGAAGCACAGCCAATGCACCACAAAAAACTCCACAAGCATTCCAGTTATGTGTACAGCTACAACCGCTATCCTTATGCCTACAACTACCCCTATGGCTATAATTACGGTTACAGATATTGGAACCCGTACAGTTATGGTTATCGTTACCCATACCACGGACATTCCTACGGATACGGATACAAGCACACTGCAAGCTAAAGGAAAGCAGAATCTTTAAGTAGAAGCCACCATCTCAAAGTGACGATCTTATACGCACGCCAGATTTAGTGCCGGCTATCTTACCCCCACTCCCCTGAGGAAATATTGCACAGTAGCTTCTATATTATGTAACGTATTGTACTTATCCAAGCTTCCTTCCACTTTCTATTTCAGATTCCTTTAGTGACAAATTGTAAATCATAACAACCTAGTTTATACCTGGCAAGAAACGTATCCAAGTTTCATAGCAGTGCATGATCAATATGACTTCCTTCCCATCTAAGTCTTGCCCTTATAAGATTAACCTTTCCAATAACAAATGGGACAGTGTGTTTTCTCGTTGTTCCGTAAGCCATTAtgtgatttaaccccttcagtactggaacgcattggacgattttatttacattaggatggatttatggagatcagaagattaatggcaagagtcttcactattctaatcccaacataagtatctaaagctgtataaaatctccaaatagtaagcagaatgaatatggaaacgcgtcatggtactgaagtggttaaccagtcttcattattatctCAAAATCTTAATTGCTGCTCCGTAGATTTTAATGCATGCACCCTTTGTTacacttattattttcattcagttAAGTGTATGATGTAGGCAAAAAGGAGAGAGCATTTCGCTACAAAATTGTTGCCTACCATCGTAATAGTGTAACCCTTACGAATCCACAATGACTCTCAATGATTATATGACATGCATATATGTAACAAATGTACATCTGTCTTTGTCATGTATAAGTAAGGTGTTATGAGTTACATGAGTTATACTAGTGTTCGAATGTTTGAGTCTTGAAGCACATTATTGCTGTACTTGATATGTTGCCTCACAACATTAGCAAGTCTAGAACTGATCGCTTTATCTTCTTAAGTAACTGTTTTGTACACTGCATATTTCTGCTTTAGTTTcttacagaataaaaaaaaaacctctatGTGATATCAATAATGACTTTTTGACGTAAAATTATTCtatggtaatatatatatatatatatatatatatatatatatatatatatatatatatatatatatatatatatatgtattcacTGCACCAAACACCTTATGGATGGAGCCACATCAAGAACCCGCGGCGTAACCATCTAACTGGGCTCAACTCAGACAACACACGAACCTCTGATTAAAAGCACAGGTTCCTGGTTTTTCAAGAATTTACTGGGATGTAGCTTGCAAACTGTTACGTCTTGTATAAGTCTTCTCCAGCTATTCCAGTCTgtgtcattctcttctttttctctcattgttcCCGGTGCCTCTGCAAGTCATCCTGCCTGTCTACCCGTTGATCCTCTGCCGCCAACAGgtgcacgttttttttttttataccatgtgggcttttcacgggaatttctgggctaaaggggatactgtttatggtacctcctatctcaaagcccactcgctagaAGCCGTTGCCCCCGAGTGAGgggcccaacctacactcggaccgtggacaggattcgaacccgtgcgcttggagatccctcggaccccaaagcgagcatggttccactgtaccacggcggcccctaaatatttctccgtctctcctttATAGCCCCATATGACTTACGAAAAGAGTGacatttcttttatgttttaactgcttcacacattttttccagtcttcctcttcctcctgcccctcctcctcctccttctcctccccatcctcttccttctcttcgttggTGTCGTTTTTGTAtattatagttgttgttatcTGTCATCATCGTcactgttgctattattgttattatcattaccttcttaatttcttgtatttttacaCTGTGTTCCTGTCTCATACTGCTTTCAGGACGCTTTGACGCTTTGATGCTTTGACGTTCTCGGAGAAGTTGCAATATTTAATAGACTGTTCTGATTCAACTCTGTGGAGGCGGACTGGCCCGTTAGTGTGACGTgtttgtgtatgagagagagagagagagagagagagagagagagagagagagagagagagagagagagagagagagagagagagagagagagagagagaggttggattCACCAGTTATCGCCCTGTTAAAGCTCATAATTGTCATATCTATATAAGTAACAGAGAATTTTCCGTCACAAAACATCACATCATCCTCAAGGCCACAGTTTGTTTGCCTTCATCGTTTAAAACCtttgaaacttatgtggggtggGGGGCGAATCTCACCTTGTTAAGTAATATGCCCCATGACCGCCTTATATTGGTCTTCCCCGCGCCTCCCTTCATGGCCGTGGCTGGTGGTGAAGCAGTCCCCACTTACAGTCTTCCCCTTCTGCCGTCGCTCATCACTCACCTTATGCCTCGTAATCTCCTTTCCCGCAGACTCATTCAGTGAACATTTCATTGACTGCAGGAGTGTCATGTATATTTTATTTCAAAATCAACAAACTCTAATTGCCACTGACATTTTATACGCAAAGGAAGAATGATCATTTGAATTATgaaatattatctttattttaatattttccgcTCATCAGCTTCTGGCAAATTAGTTTTCCTTACTTAATTCCTACCTTATTTGTATGAAATTAGACCTAATATGCCCAAAGCCACAGCAGTCACTCGATCAGCGAAGCACCACATCTCTAACTCTGCTGTAATAACATTGGGTGTTATTACTGTGGAACTGTCGCCTTATACTGTAGAAACATGTCTACTGCGTGTTACAATGTCACGGTAGCTGCAAGAATGTTCAGGTTCAACCCACTGAGTCTCCTACGCCTACTGTTGAATTATAAGGCTACTGTTTCCATCGCAATAAGTAAAACCATAGCTAAACGAATAATGCCATCAGACTCATTTGGCGTAACAGTGGGTCATAGAGAGAAAGCTACTACGATTACCTGAAGTGCCTGACATAATCCAGGGAGCCTCAGTGTTGGTCGTAACCCATCAGTGGTGCTTGCCTGTGATAGAACGCACTTTGACGGCTGGGCTGCTCCTCAGACTCAAAGGATTGGAGGGCGGCATCTTCTTCAGAGAGTTGGAAATCATCTAGCTCGCCAATAGCTTCCACAGTGTAGGGATACCTTGGCAGTAGTGAGAGTCGATCTGTGTTTATTACGGGCACCTTAACTGTCCCATGCCTGACGGGAGGGCCAGGATATGCAACGTGGCTGACAGGCACGTGAGAAGTGAGGCGATCTTTTAACTGCTTTATGAATGCACTTGGGTTTGTCATGAATTTTTGCTCTTCACTTAGTTGTCTTACGGGTGGTACATAATTAGAGTTGCCTTGTTTTGGAATTCCCACTCTAGAAGGAATAGTAATTGGCTTTGTGTTGTGTATAGGTAAACCGATCGCAGGTCTGTGGTCAGTAGCAGGGATTCCAACTATATTAGGGTCATCGTGCACCACATCAGGCTCCACAGAACAAGAtaaccttattttcttatcaccCAGATTTTTTAAGGGGTGTTGAGGTCTTGAATCGCTGCTGGGAGGAAACACTGGTTGCAGCCTTCTCTGGTTAAACATACTACTTAGAAGTTCTCCGAAGCGTGAGTCCAGACCTTTCATTTCATTGGTCCCCAAGCGAGAACCATTGTCTCTCGCTGTTTTTATTCTATGTGTAGTGTCATCATTAGTCTTTCCAACATGTCCCTGATCATTGGGTTCTATTTCAGGAGTATCTGGGTTTTCTTCAAGAGTCTGAGCCCATGACCAAGCACCCATGAAGTTACTGAAGATCTTAAGGATGGGTTCAACTCCCGAGGGAAAAGAATTGGTCtctgtttgcctttttttccacATATCTTTGAAGGCTTGCTCTGCTTGCTTCACTGATTCAGCGGCCTTGATTTGGTCAGTCACTTCGGTTACTGTAGGCATGTAAACCATTCCAAGTTCTGGCCATGCTTTGTTCACCTTCATGAATGGCGCATTCAGACGATCTGCCTCTTCATTCCAGGCAGTCATGTAGCGCTGTCTGGCTTCCTCTACCACGGGATCttcctgttttgtttcctcGTCTACTTGTGACGCAGAGAGTTTCAACAAATCTGTGAGAGACTGTGGAGAGTCAATTCTATCCTGACTTTCGGGTGCAGGCAAAGGTTGATTTCCTTTATCATATTGCTCTCTTACTCTCCTGAGAATATTTTCAATTTCAGAAATCATCTCAGTTGTTTGTTTGGTCTTTGGGTCTATTGGAGTGGGCGCTTCAGGAATTTCTGGCTGTACCCCGAGAAGCTTCCTTCCATTGTCAGCATCACTCCCCTCTGACACAGAGTCGCTGGTCATTTTAGTTACGGATCCCACTTCTTGGTCAGTGCCATCTACACCCTTCATCTGTGATAACTCTGGCAGCAATTTAGAGAACGTGTTTTCGTCTGTATCGGTGAGAGTAACAGGcagctccttccctccttctgatTCAGTGGGCAATTCTCCGATGGTGTGGTGTGCTTGGTCAAGAGATTCTTGAGTTTCACTTTCCTCTGCATTGAGTTCCGATCCTGCACCGTCGAGAAACAGGTCAGGGGATGGATGGGAAGATAGACTGTCTCTACTCCAAACACCTGCAATTATCAGACAGTAGAATAAGAAAGCTGGCACTCATCTACGAAGCTTATTTGTTATCGAAAAAAATGCTCTTTTATGTATATGTTGATGTGATTACATGTAAATTCAAACATGAAATATATGACCACAGTGAGTCTCGGTCACTCAACCTGTGTATTCCACAACGTACGCGAAGACTTGCTGGAACCGTCTCATAATTAGTTTTCAGAGACCACAGTGGTGATTAATTAGATACTTATCAGTGTTTTCTCAATGACAGCAAAGAACACCCTTTTAAACTATTAgtataaacaggaaaaacaacctCGAAAACACTaacaacttatatatatatatatatatatatatatatatatatatatatatatatatatatatatatatatatatatatatatatatatatatgtttttttcgtACAAGAAATCGATAGGAAAGATTTGAGAATGCTTCTAGACGGATAACCTGACGACAGACAAGTTACGAGAATTTTTAGTGGGCACTTCATAGATTGTTTCTAACAGATCACGTATGAAGGACTTGGGCAAAGCTTTAAGGCTTATTGCAGTATGTCGAGATGCTGTTTCATCAAGAGATATAATGATGCATGCCGAAGTGAACACGCAGACTTATATGGGCGGCGATGGGACCACTAGGCTAGTCCATAGATGACACCAACTTCACTTTTACCTAAtctatgatgatggtgactagACTGACTTGGATGAGTGTTGATTTATTTCAAGTTAATGAACAATTGCAGTTATCAAGAGTTTGCGTAAACCTTAGTGAATGAATTTTAGGGAACAAGTCAGCACTCCAGTGAACATAGCGGCCTGGGTTTACTTGGGCGTGGATCATGAGGCATCATTGCGAGTATTGCAATCTTAAtccctccagtactgggacacacttttaccttgagttctggagtgtgattagaagatttcgtttacattaagaaaggtctttggaggtcagaagattaatggccagagtcttcactattttaatcccccacataattttatgaagctgtatgcagtcaccaaatagtaagcaaaatgaatatgaaaaacacgtAATGGTACTGATGGGATTAAGACTGTATTGTACTGTTACTAGAATATAATGCACTTCACTGACACTATAAAACCATGCCATCACTATTTGTATTTCAGCTTGTGATTTAAGGTATAGTGATAAACCACATACATAAATCTGAGGCAGAAATATTAATCATTATACCAAACACGACATTGTGCTGATAATATTGGCTAACTTACAGACTGAGGAGCGGAAGACACACCAGCCACCAgtgccaccaccagcgccaccaccagcatcaccacctgccaaggaaagaattaagtaCTGTACAACATATAACATTATACGTATTATCTTCAGGTTAAAtgccatgttctctctctctctctctctctctctctctctctctctctctctctctctctctctctctctctccgcggtgTCGGTATGGGAGTCCCGGAGTGGGTAAAATAGTAACATTCCAGAACAAAAGACTTTTCTTCTACACCAACTGCTTTCACTAATATTATAAGctacatcttcatttttttttttcttttttttttcgggatCACCcagttcctgttttctttcacaCTCTAAATCACACACACGTTACTCAGTGGAAAAGATCtgttcaagtaaaaaaaaaaggaaaaagacgtgtgtgtgtgtgtgtgtgtgtgtgtttcactgctgcagtctctgacgagacagccagacgttaccctacggaacgagctcagagctcattatttccgatcttcggataggcctgagaccaggcacacatcacacaccgggacaacaaggtcacaactcctcgatttacatcccgtacctactcactgctaggtgaacagggctacacgtgaaaggagacacacccaaatatctccacccggccggggaatcgaaccccggtcctctggcttgtgaagccagcgctctaactactgagctaccgtgtgtgtgtgtgtgtgtgtgtgtgtgtttaaagaaaGCATTGAACGAgaccacattaaaaaaaaaaaaaacataagcgaaaacagcaacaacaacacaaaacacaattaGTGAAGAGAGGGCGACACACTACCTGGGTCGAGCGTAACATTGCCTGGCGTGGCGGTGCAGCGCGCGGAACCCTGGTAAGCACAACTCTTCCCTCTCGCTACTTGCACGGACTGGCTGGCTGCGCTACGGCCTGCAAGATACCCTGAGCCAATGGATCGTTACACGCATACATAATATTCTCTCCCATGtccttttctatctctattCCCCCCTCACCTTACCGCTGCTCTTGTATTTGTCTTCCAGGTCATTTAGACACGTTCCACCGGCGAGTACCGTTGTGTTGGGCAGTCAGCGTGACCGCCACACACCCACGTAGCTCTCACCTCATTTTGtggactttttattttttctgtgtgtgtttgtgtgtgtgtgtgtgtgtgtgtgtgtgtgtgtgtgtgtgtgtgtgtgtgtgtgtgtgtgtgtgtgtgtgtgtgtgtgtgtgtgtgttgagaaaaaggttttgttgttgttgttgctgtcgttgttgtagttgtggttGTCGTTGAGattctattattgttgttgtcgatgttgttgtagttgtggttGTCGTTGTCGCGGTTGGTGTTGCAGTAGACTCCAGTATTGTTATCTCTTGTtgcgatttcttttttttttttttttcttcttcgtttctgtGTGCTGGAAAtgtattttgttgttgctgttgttgttgttgtcgtcgttgtcagTGGTGTTGCTGCagtccattattattatctattatttttattattattatcgttattactattattattattattattattattattattattattattattattattatcgttattattatttttattatcattattattattattattattattattattattattattattattattattattattattattattattattattattattattattattattattattaatattattatcattattattattattattaatattatcatcactattatcattattattgttattattgttatcatcattatcatcatcattattgctattattgttgtgttagactttattcttatcattttagcatttataatgataataataatcatcagcTAACCCTTACCACCTCAGATTTTGAATTCCGGGCCTCTGGGCGGAGAGCCAAATGAGATAACCCCGCGCCGGCACCGCCCCGTGCACATTATCATATAGATGAAGAAGGTGGACAGAGTTCCATCTGAAATGTTAGTCATCAAATTGTTTGCTATTCTGTAAGGTGTGGGTAGCCAAGGCATTCGCTAATAATCTGTCCTATAGTATATCAAAGCAATCGCTTGACGAATTCATCAATGGGGAATCTCAATGTTGCGACACACAGCGTTTGCCTTGCACTTGAACTCAGAGGAAAGGAACCTCTTCTCTGGCAACAAAGTCTGGGCGGACCGCTCACCTTGAGCCGCGCCCTGAACCATCTCCACCTTCCCCTCAAGACGGGACGAGAAAAATACGTTCTTTATTCAAAGCAGAGGCTTCCACGTGACCTGAAGTGAAGTCTCTGATCACACAGACTATGTAGGTAACCTCTCTGCTGCAACATAAGTGTTATTGGATGTTTCCATTAactaaagaaaagggaataattTCTTTACCTAGAATGTTGAGAAATTCTTAGCATCTTaaaaaaacatttttcatttcattatacaGTAATGATTGTGATATAGTGAAACAAATATTCGTCTGTGAAGGATGaggaacagaaacagagagcTCACGACTCCTTTACGTCAAACAGCGTTTATTGGAGAACGAATCTTTACACATTTATTCGACGATCTTCGATTTGTTGAGGAGTTTAGTCACATGCGTTAGTGTACCGTACACCCAGTGACTCAGTGACCCAGTCTTTACTGCGGCGCATCACCCTACCATAAATtcgagacacgcacacacacaccgcgtagcgtagtgagtagcacgctcgactcacaatcaagagggccgggttcgaatcccggtaagcggcgaggcaaatgggcaagtctcttaatgtgtggcccctgttcacctagcagtaaataggtacgggatggacCCCAACTCGAGGGTTTCTAGCctctctttcccggtgtgtggagtgtgatatgtggtctcagtcctacccgaagatcggtctatgagctctgagttcgctccgtaatggggaagactggctgggtgaccagtaggcgaccgaggaggtgaatcacacacacacacacacacacacacacacacactataaggtACAAGGTCAAAAATTTTTCAACTGAACAAAACTTGTTTTCATCACCATTTACACCTTGGACATGGCAGCCATCCAACAGTGGTGACTACCCTGCTGCAGCGTGGGAAGCGCCCTTGTGGCCATGCTGACAGGAACACACTAGAGGATATCTTCACAGATGACGCCGAGCTCATAAAAAGATAATCAGCTTTCCCTACCTGACAGAAATGACAGGTGAGCGACTATATAGTAACAATACTCTAAGGTCCATATTTGCACTATACATAGTGTCCCGCG contains:
- the LOC123504615 gene encoding prisilkin-39-like → MRVLVALFLVALVAAQKDGEAEPSKIKPHSHTYPLGYGYGHGYPYGYYGHGYPYGYYGHGYPYGYYGHGYPYYYGHPYTYGYGYSIHHPEGYSYVHQSNVVKREAQPMHHKKLHKHSSYVYSYNRYPYAYNYPYGYNYGYRYWNPYSYGYRYPYHGHSYGYGYKHTAS
- the LOC123504578 gene encoding uncharacterized protein LOC123504578, giving the protein MKGVDGTDQEVGSVTKMTSDSVSEGSDADNGRKLLGVQPEIPEAPTPIDPKTKQTTEMISEIENILRRVREQYDKGNQPLPAPESQDRIDSPQSLTDLLKLSASQVDEETKQEDPVVEEARQRYMTAWNEEADRLNAPFMKVNKAWPELGMVYMPTVTEVTDQIKAAESVKQAEQAFKDMWKKRQTETNSFPSGVEPILKIFSNFMGAWSWAQTLEENPDTPEIEPNDQGHVGKTNDDTTHRIKTARDNGSRLGTNEMKGLDSRFGELLSSMFNQRRLQPVFPPSSDSRPQHPLKNLGDKKIRLSCSVEPDVVHDDPNIVGIPATDHRPAIGLPIHNTKPITIPSRVGIPKQGNSNYVPPVRQLSEEQKFMTNPSAFIKQLKDRLTSHVPVSHVAYPGPPVRHGTVKVPVINTDRLSLLPRYPYTVEAIGELDDFQLSEEDAALQSFESEEQPSRQSAFYHRQAPLMGYDQH